In Leopardus geoffroyi isolate Oge1 chromosome D1, O.geoffroyi_Oge1_pat1.0, whole genome shotgun sequence, a single window of DNA contains:
- the LOC123601883 gene encoding cytochrome c oxidase subunit 8A, mitochondrial yields MSVLTPLLLRGLTGLTRRLPVQRAQIHSKPPQEQLGTMEVAIGLTSCFVCFLLPSGWVLSHLESYKKRE; encoded by the exons ATGTCTGTACTGACCCCGCTGCTGCTGAGGGGCCTGACAGGCCTAACCCGGCGGCTCCCGGTGCAGCGTGCTCAGATCCATTCCAAGCCTCCGCAGGAGCAGCTCGGGACCATG GAAGTCGCCATCGGGCTCACCTCCTGCTTCGTGTGTTTCCTCCTGCCGTCGGGCTGGGTCCTGTCACATCTGGAGAGCTACAAGAAGCGGGAGTGA
- the OTUB1 gene encoding ubiquitin thioesterase OTUB1, translated as MAAEEPQQQKQEPLGSDSEGVNCLAYDEAIMAQQDRIQQEIAVQNPLVSERLELSVLYKEYAEDDNIYQQKIKDLHKKYSYIRKTRPDGNCFYRAFGFSHLEALLDDSKELQRFKAVSAKSKEDLVSQGFTEFTIEDFHNTFMDLIEQVEKQTSVADLLASFNDQSTSDYLVVYLRLLTSGYLQRESKFFEHFIEGGRTVKEFCQQEVEPMCKESDHIHIIALAQALSVSIQVEYMDRGEGGTTNPHIFPEGSEPKVYLLYRPGHYDILYK; from the exons ATGGCGGCGGAGGAACCTCAGCAGCAGAAGCAGGAGCCGCTGGGCAGCGACTCCGAAG gtGTTAACTGTCTTGCTTATGATGAAGCCATCATGGCTCAGCAGGACCGAATTCAGCAAGAG ATTGCAGTGCAGAACCCTCTGGTCTCGGAGCGTCTGGAGCTTTCGGTCTTGTACAAGGAGTATGCTGAGGATGACAACATCTATCAACAGAAGATCAAG GACCTCCACAAAAAGTACTCGTACATCCGCAAGACCAGGCCTGATGGAAACTGCTTCTATCGAGCTTTTGGATTCTCCCACTTGGAGGCGCTGCTGGATGACAGCAAGGAATTGCAACG GTTTAAGGCCGTGTCTGCCAAGAGCAAAGAGGACCTGGTGTCCCAGGGCTTCACCGAGTTCACAATTGAGGATTTCCACAACACG TTCATGGACCTGATCGAGCAGGTGGAGAAGCAGACCTCAGTAGCCGACCTGCTGGCCTCCTTCAATGACCAGAGTACCTCGGACTACCTGGTGGTGTACCTGCGGCTGCTCACGTCAGGCTACCTGCAGCGCGAGAGCAAGTTCTTCGAGCACTTCATCGAGGGTGGGCGGACCGTCAAGGAGTTCTGTCAGCAG GAGGTGGAGCCCATGTGCAAAGAGAGTGACCACATTCACATCATCGCGCTGGCCCAGGCCCTCAGCGTCTCCATCCAGGTGGAATACATGGACCGCGGCGAGGGCGGCACCACCAACCCGCACATCTTTCCCGAGGGCTCCGAGCCCAAGGTCTACCTTCTCTATCGGCCCGGACACTACGACATCCTCTACAAATAG